The Faecalibacter sp. LW9 genome has a segment encoding these proteins:
- the gpmI gene encoding 2,3-bisphosphoglycerate-independent phosphoglycerate mutase → MNNKVILMILDGWGIGTNPDVSAIEQANTPFIDSCYTRFPNATLDTFGLAVGLPEGQMGNSEVGHMNLGAGRVVFQNLVRINMAVENGTFIDEPILKNAFEYSLNHNKNVHFIGLVSDGGVHSHINHLKGLLNAANQAGLKDNVFVHAFTDGRDCDPKSGEGFISDLMNHMNETTGKLASITGRYYAMDRDKRWERVQLAYDAMVKGEGLKTAFPIQAIQDSYEAEVTDEFIKPIIVADEKYEPIATIQEGDVVLCFNFRTDRGREITEVLTQKAYPKYGMQPLNVKYITMTQYDETYQNVEVLFNDSNIKNTLGEVLEAAGKTQIRIAETEKYPHVTFFFSGGRETEFIGEKRLLCASPRDVATYDLKPEMAAYDITNAILPEIEEETADFICLNFANTDMVGHTGVMEAAIKAAEVVDACTERIVNLALEKDYKVVILADHGNSDFMKNEDGSPNTQHTTNQVPFILAQNKKEWNVSHGKLGDIAPTILTLMGIPIPEEMTGNIIVNKIEQ, encoded by the coding sequence ATGAACAACAAAGTTATTTTAATGATCTTAGATGGCTGGGGAATCGGTACCAATCCTGACGTTTCTGCCATTGAACAAGCGAACACTCCTTTTATTGATAGTTGTTACACACGTTTCCCAAACGCCACACTGGATACTTTTGGATTAGCCGTAGGGTTACCGGAAGGACAAATGGGAAATTCGGAAGTAGGACACATGAATTTAGGAGCAGGTAGAGTAGTTTTCCAAAACTTGGTTCGAATCAATATGGCCGTTGAAAATGGAACTTTTATTGATGAACCCATTTTAAAAAATGCCTTCGAGTACTCATTAAACCATAACAAAAATGTTCACTTCATTGGATTAGTTTCTGATGGAGGTGTACATTCACACATCAATCATCTAAAAGGGCTATTAAATGCTGCAAACCAAGCAGGATTAAAAGATAATGTTTTTGTACATGCCTTTACCGATGGACGCGATTGTGATCCGAAATCAGGTGAAGGATTTATCAGTGATTTAATGAATCACATGAATGAAACTACAGGAAAATTAGCCTCAATTACCGGTCGTTATTACGCTATGGACCGTGATAAACGTTGGGAACGTGTACAGTTGGCTTATGATGCTATGGTAAAAGGTGAAGGCTTAAAAACCGCTTTCCCTATTCAAGCCATTCAAGATTCTTACGAAGCTGAGGTAACGGATGAATTCATCAAACCTATTATTGTAGCGGACGAAAAATACGAACCAATTGCTACTATCCAAGAAGGTGATGTCGTTTTATGCTTTAATTTCCGTACCGACCGTGGACGTGAAATTACAGAAGTATTAACTCAAAAGGCCTATCCTAAATATGGCATGCAACCATTGAATGTAAAATACATTACAATGACACAATACGATGAAACGTATCAAAACGTAGAAGTATTATTCAATGACAGCAACATTAAAAACACATTGGGTGAAGTTTTAGAAGCTGCGGGTAAAACGCAAATTCGTATTGCAGAAACAGAAAAATACCCACACGTGACATTTTTCTTTTCAGGCGGTCGCGAAACCGAATTTATCGGTGAAAAAAGATTATTGTGCGCTTCTCCTCGAGATGTAGCTACTTATGATTTAAAACCAGAAATGGCGGCTTACGATATTACCAATGCTATTTTACCTGAAATTGAAGAGGAAACAGCCGATTTTATTTGTTTAAATTTTGCCAATACGGATATGGTAGGACATACAGGAGTGATGGAAGCAGCAATAAAAGCCGCTGAAGTGGTTGATGCATGTACCGAAAGAATTGTAAATCTTGCTCTTGAAAAAGATTACAAAGTGGTGATTTTGGCTGATCATGGAAATTCTGATTTTATGAAGAATGAAGATGGTTCACCAAACACACAACATACAACCAATCAAGTCCCTTTCATTTTAGCGCAAAACAAAAAGGAATGGAATGTTTCTCATGGAAAATTAGGAGATATTGCTCCAACTATTTTAACTTTAATGGGAATCCCGATTCCAGAAGAAATGACGGGTAATATCATTGTAAATAAAATCGAACAATAA
- a CDS encoding BT0820 family HAD-type phosphatase produces MTNKIIAVDFDGTIVEDKYPAIGKPKLFAFETLKQLQNDGYRLTLWSYRSGKALEEAVAFCQKNGIEFYGINNSYIGEEFNEEKASRKINADIFIDDRNLGGFPGWGEVYQIITKKIEFSLHEHGKEREKKKKRGFFGL; encoded by the coding sequence ATGACAAATAAAATCATTGCAGTAGATTTTGATGGCACAATTGTAGAAGATAAATATCCAGCAATTGGAAAACCAAAACTTTTTGCATTCGAGACATTAAAACAATTACAAAATGATGGCTATCGCTTAACGCTTTGGTCTTACCGTAGTGGAAAAGCATTAGAAGAAGCCGTAGCGTTTTGTCAGAAAAATGGAATCGAATTTTACGGCATCAACAATAGTTATATTGGTGAAGAATTCAATGAAGAAAAAGCAAGCCGTAAAATCAATGCTGATATTTTTATCGATGATAGAAATTTAGGTGGGTTCCCTGGTTGGGGTGAAGTTTATCAAATTATAACGAAAAAAATAGAATTTTCTCTACACGAACACGGCAAAGAACGTGAAAAGAAAAAAAAGAGAGGATTTTTTGGATTATGA
- the map gene encoding type I methionyl aminopeptidase, protein MIHLKSKEELELMYLSAQLVSKTLGMLAKEIKPGVTTNHLDKLGGEFIRDHGGYPAFLGMYDFPKNLCISPNEQVVHGIPNDEPLREGDIVSVDCGVYMNDFYGDHAYTFTVGEVDAETEKLLRITKESLYKGIEQMQKGNRIGDISHAIQLHCEKEGYGIVRELVGHGLGRKMHEDPQVPNYGRKGTGKKIEEGLVLAIEPMTNMGTEKVKFHKDGWTVTTRDNKYSAHFEHDVCVVDGKPKLLSTFQYIYDALGIVSDEETPFLFKP, encoded by the coding sequence ATGATACATTTAAAAAGTAAAGAAGAATTAGAATTAATGTACCTAAGTGCACAGTTAGTGTCTAAAACATTAGGTATGTTAGCCAAAGAAATTAAACCAGGTGTTACGACGAATCACTTGGATAAATTAGGTGGTGAGTTTATTCGTGACCATGGAGGATATCCTGCATTCTTAGGAATGTATGATTTCCCAAAAAATTTATGTATTTCTCCAAATGAACAAGTGGTTCATGGAATCCCTAATGATGAACCTTTACGTGAAGGGGATATCGTTTCTGTGGATTGTGGTGTTTATATGAATGATTTCTATGGCGATCACGCGTACACATTTACTGTAGGTGAAGTGGATGCTGAAACAGAAAAATTATTACGCATTACCAAAGAATCTTTATACAAAGGGATTGAACAAATGCAAAAAGGTAATCGCATTGGGGATATTAGTCATGCCATTCAATTGCATTGCGAAAAAGAAGGATACGGAATCGTTCGAGAATTAGTTGGACATGGATTAGGTCGAAAAATGCACGAAGATCCTCAAGTTCCTAATTATGGTCGTAAAGGAACAGGTAAAAAAATCGAAGAGGGATTAGTATTAGCCATTGAACCAATGACCAATATGGGGACGGAAAAAGTGAAATTTCACAAAGATGGATGGACTGTAACCACTCGCGATAATAAATATTCAGCCCACTTCGAACATGATGTATGTGTCGTAGATGGAAAACCAAAATTATTATCAACTTTCCAATACATTTATGATGCATTAGGAATCGTTTCAGACGAAGAAACTCCATTTTTATTTAAACCATAA
- a CDS encoding methyltransferase domain-containing protein translates to MNIVPRPLLIQGSYIVRPFIVWYMRGNRFIDPIDNQGYKSLLPYGYEKQRENVLSPGTYSLERHRLMWLYLKNETDFFTKAAKVLHIAPEQSFIKRFRNLKHLDYTTSDLESPLADVKADICDLPFEDNSYDVIFCNHVLEHIPDDAKAMAELFRVMKPGGWGILQVPISYQREVTYEDPTIISKEDRRREFGQYDHVRVYGMDYYKRLENAGFIVEQVDYTKQIPAADVEKYCLEKGEILPVVRKPL, encoded by the coding sequence ATGAACATTGTTCCACGTCCTTTGTTAATTCAAGGAAGTTACATTGTTCGTCCTTTTATTGTTTGGTACATGCGTGGAAATCGTTTTATAGATCCAATCGATAATCAAGGATACAAAAGCTTATTACCGTATGGATACGAAAAGCAACGAGAAAATGTACTTTCTCCAGGAACGTATTCATTAGAAAGACACCGTTTGATGTGGTTGTATCTAAAAAACGAAACTGACTTTTTTACGAAAGCAGCCAAAGTTTTACACATCGCCCCAGAACAGTCTTTCATTAAACGTTTTAGAAATCTTAAACATTTGGATTATACGACAAGTGATTTAGAATCACCTTTAGCCGATGTCAAAGCGGATATTTGTGATTTACCCTTTGAAGATAATTCCTATGATGTGATCTTTTGTAACCATGTTTTAGAACATATTCCTGATGATGCCAAAGCCATGGCTGAATTATTTCGTGTGATGAAACCTGGTGGATGGGGAATTTTACAAGTGCCTATTTCTTATCAAAGAGAAGTGACATACGAAGATCCTACCATCATTTCGAAAGAAGATCGTCGTAGAGAATTTGGTCAATATGACCATGTTCGCGTGTATGGAATGGATTACTACAAGCGTTTAGAAAATGCTGGATTTATTGTAGAGCAAGTCGATTATACCAAACAAATTCCTGCAGCTGACGTTGAAAAATATTGTTTAGAAAAAGGTGAAATTTTACCTGTGGTAAGAAAACCTCTTTAA
- the polA gene encoding DNA polymerase I yields MNQDKRLFLLDAYALIFRGYYAFIKNPRINSKGFNTSAVMGFMNSLFDVLRREQPTHLAVVFDVGEATVRTVDYAEYKGNRDETPEAIREGVPVIQELLHALKIPVLFAEGYEADDVIGTLAKKAEQHGYVTYMVTPDKDFGQLVTDNIKMYRPPANGKGVEIWGIEEIKEKFGVDEPIQVIDYLGMMGDAVDNIPGLPGVGAKTASKYIKEFGSLENLLENTHLLKGKAKEKIEANKELGLLSKKLATILTDAPVDFDEEDLLVCPPDLDKVTELFNELEFRRMLETVYKIYGLDASGIIQEAQTEISNASQENVASDPAGQQSLFDFTSGEEIVPQNSVYTNINEVDHFYQLVDSPKARKLLIQKLNGLAEFCFDTETTSLEALEAELVGISFSYEKGKGYYIPFPESFEEAKVLIHEFKEVLENDQIAKIGQNLKYDIKVLAKYGVEVKGNNFDTMIAHYLINPDMRHNMDVLSETYLSYQPVKIEDLIGKKGKNQKNFRTVELDAQTEYAVEDADITYQLKTLFQLELVKANTYKLFTDLEMPLMQVLAEMELEGINLDVPFLKELSVKHEAKLAELEAKIHEDAGEVFNINSPKQLGDILFDKLQLDPKAKKTKTGQYATGEEVISKLKDKHPIINDILQYRQLQKLKSTYIDALPELVNPKTGRVHTTYMQTVAATGRLSSTNPNLQNIPIRSEEGQQIRKAFIARDENHVIISADYSQIELRLIAQMSQDPAMVEAFKSGEDIHASTAAKVFNVALEEVTREQRSQAKTVNFGIIYGVSAFGLADQANVSRKEAKELIDAYYQTYPTLKSYIEKQVDLAREQGFVETLMGRRRYLKDINSRNGVVRSHAERNAVNAPIQGTAADIVKMAMIEIQRELKKNFKTKMLLQVHDELIFDAPKDELEAVSKMIKEKMEAAASFDVPLIAEVGVGANWYEAH; encoded by the coding sequence ATGAATCAAGATAAAAGATTATTTCTTTTAGATGCGTATGCCTTAATTTTTAGAGGGTATTATGCATTTATCAAAAATCCACGCATCAACTCAAAAGGATTCAATACCTCAGCAGTTATGGGGTTTATGAATTCCCTTTTTGATGTGTTACGTCGTGAACAGCCGACGCATTTAGCGGTTGTTTTCGATGTCGGAGAAGCAACAGTGCGTACGGTAGATTATGCAGAATACAAAGGGAATCGTGACGAAACGCCTGAGGCAATTCGTGAAGGTGTTCCGGTGATTCAAGAATTATTGCACGCTTTAAAGATTCCAGTTTTATTTGCTGAAGGTTACGAGGCAGATGATGTCATCGGAACATTAGCCAAGAAAGCAGAACAACACGGTTATGTGACTTATATGGTGACGCCTGATAAGGATTTTGGGCAATTGGTTACCGACAATATTAAAATGTATCGTCCACCCGCAAATGGAAAAGGGGTTGAGATTTGGGGAATCGAAGAAATCAAAGAAAAATTTGGGGTCGATGAACCGATTCAAGTCATTGACTATTTAGGAATGATGGGGGATGCGGTGGATAATATTCCAGGCTTACCAGGTGTTGGTGCGAAGACCGCGAGTAAATACATCAAAGAATTTGGTTCGTTGGAAAATCTTTTGGAAAATACCCATTTATTAAAAGGGAAAGCCAAAGAAAAAATTGAAGCGAACAAAGAATTAGGATTGTTATCGAAGAAATTGGCTACCATTCTTACAGATGCACCTGTTGATTTTGATGAAGAAGATTTATTGGTTTGCCCACCCGATTTAGATAAAGTAACGGAATTATTCAATGAGTTGGAATTCCGTCGTATGTTGGAAACGGTATACAAAATCTACGGGTTAGATGCTTCAGGAATTATTCAGGAAGCACAAACGGAAATTTCAAACGCTTCTCAAGAAAATGTAGCATCGGATCCTGCGGGGCAGCAATCGTTGTTTGATTTTACTTCAGGAGAAGAGATTGTTCCTCAAAATTCAGTGTACACAAACATCAACGAAGTCGATCATTTTTATCAATTGGTGGATTCGCCGAAAGCGCGTAAATTATTGATTCAAAAATTAAATGGTTTAGCAGAGTTTTGTTTTGATACTGAAACCACTTCATTAGAAGCGTTGGAAGCAGAATTGGTTGGAATTTCTTTTTCTTATGAGAAAGGTAAAGGATATTATATTCCTTTTCCAGAGTCGTTTGAGGAAGCAAAAGTTTTAATCCATGAGTTTAAAGAAGTTTTAGAAAATGATCAAATTGCAAAAATTGGTCAGAATTTAAAATACGATATTAAAGTATTGGCGAAATATGGTGTGGAAGTGAAAGGTAACAACTTCGATACGATGATTGCACATTACTTAATCAATCCCGATATGCGTCATAATATGGATGTCTTATCGGAAACCTATTTAAGCTATCAACCCGTTAAAATTGAAGATTTAATTGGGAAGAAAGGGAAGAATCAAAAGAATTTTAGAACAGTAGAATTAGACGCACAAACTGAATATGCAGTGGAAGATGCGGATATTACCTACCAATTAAAAACATTGTTTCAACTTGAATTGGTGAAAGCCAATACGTATAAATTATTTACGGATTTGGAAATGCCATTGATGCAAGTGTTGGCAGAAATGGAATTGGAAGGAATTAATTTAGACGTCCCATTCTTAAAAGAATTATCGGTAAAACATGAAGCAAAATTAGCGGAATTGGAAGCGAAAATTCATGAAGATGCCGGAGAAGTATTTAATATTAATTCGCCAAAACAATTGGGTGATATTTTGTTCGATAAATTGCAATTGGATCCTAAAGCAAAAAAGACCAAAACCGGTCAGTACGCTACAGGAGAAGAAGTCATTTCGAAATTAAAAGATAAGCATCCAATTATCAATGATATTTTACAATATCGTCAGTTGCAAAAATTAAAATCCACATATATCGATGCATTACCTGAATTGGTGAATCCTAAAACAGGTCGCGTGCACACGACGTATATGCAAACGGTTGCGGCAACAGGTCGTTTGTCTTCAACAAATCCGAACTTACAGAATATTCCGATTCGTTCCGAAGAAGGACAACAAATTCGTAAGGCATTTATTGCAAGAGATGAGAATCATGTGATTATTTCAGCCGATTATTCGCAAATCGAATTGCGTTTAATTGCTCAAATGTCGCAAGACCCTGCGATGGTCGAAGCGTTTAAAAGCGGAGAAGATATTCACGCCTCAACAGCTGCAAAAGTATTTAATGTGGCCTTAGAGGAGGTGACGCGTGAGCAACGTAGCCAAGCGAAAACGGTAAACTTCGGAATTATTTATGGGGTTTCAGCTTTTGGATTAGCGGATCAAGCGAATGTGTCTCGTAAAGAAGCCAAAGAATTAATCGATGCTTACTATCAAACGTATCCAACGTTAAAATCGTACATCGAAAAACAAGTGGATCTCGCGCGAGAGCAAGGATTTGTGGAAACGTTAATGGGACGTCGCCGTTATTTAAAAGATATCAATTCGCGTAATGGAGTGGTTCGTTCGCATGCAGAAAGAAATGCGGTGAATGCGCCGATTCAAGGAACAGCAGCCGATATCGTAAAAATGGCGATGATTGAAATTCAACGTGAATTGAAGAAAAATTTCAAAACCAAAATGCTATTGCAAGTGCACGATGAGTTAATTTTTGATGCACCAAAAGATGAATTGGAAGCAGTTTCGAAAATGATTAAAGAAAAGATGGAAGCAGCAGCTTCTTTCGATGTGCCTTTAATTGCTGAGGTTGGAGTAGGAGCCAACTGGTACGAAGCGCATTAA
- a CDS encoding TIGR00266 family protein, with translation MNAHEIDYEIFGEEMQFVEIELDPQETVVAEAGSFMMMEDGIKMETIFGDGSRQSGGIFGKLMNAGKRMLTGEGLFMTTYTNYGHGKKKVSFASPYPGKIVPIDLQEYNGKFICQKDAFLCAAKGVAVGIEFNRKLGTGLFGGEGFIMQKLEGDGMSFIHAGGTLHKKVLQPGEVLKVDTGCIVGFEQTVNYDIEFVGGIKNTLFGGEGVFFATLRGPGTVYVQSLPFSRLADRIIAHAPSAGGSSQGEGSILGGLGRLMDGD, from the coding sequence ATGAATGCACACGAAATAGATTACGAGATTTTTGGAGAAGAAATGCAATTCGTCGAAATCGAGTTGGATCCACAAGAAACAGTAGTAGCCGAAGCCGGAAGTTTTATGATGATGGAAGATGGCATTAAAATGGAAACCATATTTGGGGATGGTTCGCGTCAATCGGGCGGAATTTTCGGAAAATTAATGAACGCCGGAAAACGCATGTTAACGGGTGAAGGTTTATTTATGACCACGTATACCAACTACGGACATGGCAAGAAAAAAGTTTCTTTCGCTTCACCTTATCCTGGAAAAATTGTTCCAATCGACTTACAAGAATACAATGGAAAATTCATTTGTCAGAAAGATGCCTTTTTATGTGCAGCGAAAGGAGTTGCTGTCGGAATTGAATTCAACCGTAAGTTAGGAACGGGATTATTTGGTGGTGAAGGTTTCATTATGCAAAAACTAGAAGGAGACGGAATGTCTTTTATTCATGCTGGAGGAACATTGCACAAAAAGGTATTACAACCGGGTGAAGTTTTAAAAGTGGATACCGGATGTATTGTTGGGTTTGAACAAACCGTCAATTACGACATCGAATTTGTTGGTGGAATAAAAAATACATTATTCGGTGGTGAAGGGGTATTCTTCGCCACCTTACGTGGACCTGGAACAGTCTATGTCCAATCGTTACCATTTAGCCGTTTAGCAGATCGTATTATTGCTCATGCACCATCAGCGGGTGGTTCATCGCAAGGCGAAGGTTCAATTTTGGGAGGATTAGGACGTTTAATGGACGGAGATTAG
- a CDS encoding LuxR C-terminal-related transcriptional regulator, translating to MQNEHLNTLQTIWNSIVKTNEESEYLTDYNFEHLLNLFKVGDFYYYIFNLQTSQVEFISPSVETITGISPENFTPRKFLQMIHPADYTHYLNSEATAIKFAMNFDAKRLVKYKVRTDFRLINTKGETLRILQHLHPLQISKAGGIIRCLGIHTDISYLNVMGRPILSFIGMDGEPNFIDLEIIEKFKPTKEILTAREKELLRYLFKGQSSKQIAYHLSLSEATVNTHRRNILAKTSCNSIQEVIYKAIENGWI from the coding sequence ATGCAAAATGAACATTTAAACACTTTGCAAACCATTTGGAATTCGATTGTGAAGACCAACGAGGAATCGGAATATTTAACCGATTATAATTTTGAACATTTACTCAATCTTTTTAAGGTTGGGGATTTCTACTATTACATTTTTAATTTACAGACTTCCCAAGTAGAATTTATAAGTCCAAGCGTCGAAACCATCACTGGAATTTCACCTGAAAATTTTACCCCTCGTAAATTTCTTCAAATGATACATCCGGCTGATTATACCCATTATCTGAACAGTGAAGCAACAGCAATAAAATTTGCCATGAATTTTGATGCTAAAAGATTAGTAAAATATAAGGTGCGAACAGATTTTAGATTGATCAATACCAAAGGGGAAACCTTACGAATTTTACAACATTTGCATCCTTTACAAATTTCGAAAGCGGGCGGTATCATTCGTTGTCTGGGCATACATACCGATATTTCGTACCTGAATGTCATGGGAAGACCCATCTTATCCTTTATTGGAATGGACGGTGAACCAAATTTTATTGATCTGGAAATTATTGAAAAATTTAAGCCAACAAAAGAGATTTTAACCGCTCGAGAAAAAGAATTATTACGCTATTTGTTCAAAGGACAAAGCAGCAAACAAATTGCTTATCATCTGTCATTAAGCGAAGCAACGGTAAATACACACCGCAGAAACATTTTAGCCAAAACATCATGTAATTCGATACAAGAGGTCATTTACAAAGCCATTGAAAATGGATGGATATAA
- a CDS encoding NAD(P)/FAD-dependent oxidoreductase, translating to MIQTDIIIIGAGPTGLFAVFEAGLLKLRCHIIDALPQPGGQLAELYPKKPIFDIPGYPSVGAGELIDNLMEQIKQFEPGFTLSEQATTIDKQEDGTFIVTTNKGTQVHGKAVAIAGGLGSFEPRKPLIENLADYEEKGVEYFVKNPEQFRDKKIVIAGGGDSALDWSIFLAEVASEVTLIHRRNEFRGALDSVDKVIELKQQGKINLVTPAEVVGIKGDGKVEAIVVEKEGETFDLATDYFIPLFGLSPKLGPIAEWGLEIEKNAIKVDNSLDYQTNIEGIYAIGDVNTYPGKLKLILCGFHEATLMCQSVYNKLNPGKKFVLKYTTVSGVDGFDGTRKEAEKAVVKAID from the coding sequence ATGATTCAAACAGATATAATTATTATCGGTGCTGGACCAACAGGATTATTCGCTGTGTTCGAAGCAGGTTTATTAAAATTAAGATGTCACATTATTGATGCTTTACCTCAACCCGGAGGACAATTAGCAGAATTATATCCTAAAAAACCTATTTTCGATATTCCAGGTTATCCGTCGGTTGGTGCAGGAGAATTAATTGATAATCTAATGGAGCAAATTAAACAATTTGAGCCAGGATTTACATTATCAGAGCAAGCAACGACAATCGATAAGCAAGAAGACGGTACTTTTATCGTTACGACAAATAAGGGAACACAAGTTCATGGTAAAGCAGTAGCAATTGCAGGTGGATTAGGTTCATTCGAACCACGTAAACCTTTAATTGAAAATTTAGCAGATTACGAAGAAAAAGGTGTAGAGTACTTTGTAAAAAATCCAGAGCAATTCCGCGACAAGAAAATTGTCATTGCAGGAGGTGGAGATTCAGCATTAGACTGGTCGATCTTCTTAGCAGAGGTTGCGTCAGAGGTAACTTTAATTCACCGTCGTAATGAGTTCCGTGGAGCTTTAGATTCTGTGGATAAAGTCATTGAATTAAAACAACAAGGAAAAATCAATTTAGTTACACCGGCAGAGGTGGTTGGAATCAAAGGTGATGGAAAAGTAGAAGCAATCGTAGTAGAGAAAGAAGGTGAAACTTTTGATTTAGCAACAGATTACTTTATTCCATTATTTGGATTATCACCTAAATTAGGTCCTATTGCTGAATGGGGATTAGAAATTGAGAAGAATGCGATTAAAGTCGATAACTCGTTAGATTATCAAACGAACATCGAAGGAATTTATGCGATTGGAGATGTAAACACGTATCCTGGAAAATTAAAATTAATTTTATGTGGATTCCACGAAGCCACTTTAATGTGTCAATCGGTTTACAATAAATTAAACCCAGGAAAGAAATTTGTCTTAAAATATACAACCGTTTCTGGTGTGGATGGATTTGACGGAACGCGTAAAGAAGCAGAAAAAGCAGTAGTAAAAGCAATTGATTAA
- a CDS encoding heme-binding domain-containing protein yields the protein MQFIRIDQNSSTIDKGQDFATNEAIPADVRAIIKRSCYDCHSLETKYPWYANVAPVSWWIKGHINEGRKMINFSTWEAYNNDEKSRKLVNSMAYIKPDMMPLPSYVSQHPEAKLSIKDKKILKNWMKEEAEQLNPNLKKD from the coding sequence ATTCAATTTATACGAATTGATCAAAACTCATCGACCATCGATAAAGGGCAAGATTTTGCAACCAACGAAGCAATTCCTGCTGATGTCAGAGCCATTATCAAACGTTCGTGTTATGATTGTCATTCGTTGGAAACGAAATACCCTTGGTACGCCAATGTTGCCCCAGTTTCATGGTGGATAAAAGGACATATTAACGAAGGAAGAAAGATGATTAACTTCTCCACGTGGGAAGCGTATAACAACGATGAAAAATCTAGAAAATTGGTCAATAGTATGGCCTATATCAAACCTGATATGATGCCATTACCAAGTTATGTTTCACAACATCCAGAAGCAAAATTATCCATAAAAGATAAAAAGATCCTTAAAAATTGGATGAAGGAAGAAGCAGAACAATTGAATCCTAATTTGAAAAAAGATTAG
- a CDS encoding pyridoxal phosphate-dependent aminotransferase: MQLSKRLQNLKPSATIAMSAKARELKAQGLDIISLSIGEPDFNTPDFIKDAAKKALDENYTAYTPIAGYPELKEAIVKKFKRDNQIDYTANQIVVSTGAKQSIYNVLQAIVDDGDEVIIPTPYWVSYSDIVELSGGTPKFVEATLENDFKITPAQLEAAITDKTKAIIYSSPCNPSGSVYTKEELQGLATVLAKHPNVIIISDEIYEHIVYGEKNVSIASFPEVYNQTVTVNGLAKAFAMTGWRIGFIGAPAWLAKACETLQGQVTSGTNAIAQRAAITALEADPSSVKYMIDAFAERRELMIGWAKEIPGFKVNEPKGAFYLFPDVSETFGKTYNGVTINNADDLALYILEYAQVAIVSGSAFGSKECIRISYAASVEELQEAMSRIKKALS; this comes from the coding sequence ATGCAACTTTCAAAGCGTCTACAAAACTTAAAGCCTTCTGCTACTATTGCGATGTCTGCAAAAGCAAGAGAATTAAAAGCGCAAGGTTTAGATATTATTAGCTTAAGTATCGGGGAACCTGATTTCAATACACCTGATTTTATTAAAGATGCGGCTAAAAAAGCATTGGATGAAAACTATACTGCGTATACGCCAATTGCGGGTTACCCAGAATTAAAAGAAGCGATTGTTAAGAAATTTAAAAGAGATAATCAGATTGACTATACAGCCAATCAAATTGTAGTTTCTACAGGTGCTAAACAATCGATTTATAATGTATTACAAGCTATTGTAGACGATGGTGATGAGGTTATCATTCCTACACCTTATTGGGTATCTTATTCTGATATTGTTGAATTATCAGGAGGTACACCAAAGTTTGTAGAAGCGACTTTAGAAAATGATTTTAAAATTACACCAGCGCAATTAGAGGCTGCAATTACAGATAAAACAAAAGCAATTATTTATTCTTCTCCATGTAATCCTTCAGGATCAGTATATACCAAAGAAGAATTACAAGGTTTAGCTACAGTTTTAGCGAAACACCCCAATGTGATCATTATCTCTGATGAAATCTATGAGCATATCGTTTACGGAGAGAAAAACGTAAGTATTGCTTCTTTCCCAGAAGTGTACAACCAAACGGTTACGGTTAACGGTTTAGCAAAAGCTTTTGCGATGACGGGATGGAGAATTGGTTTCATTGGAGCACCAGCGTGGTTAGCGAAAGCGTGTGAAACTTTACAAGGCCAAGTAACTTCTGGTACAAATGCGATTGCACAGCGTGCTGCTATTACTGCATTAGAAGCTGATCCATCTTCTGTAAAATACATGATTGATGCTTTTGCAGAGCGTCGTGAATTAATGATTGGTTGGGCAAAAGAAATTCCGGGATTTAAAGTTAACGAACCAAAAGGTGCGTTCTATTTATTTCCAGACGTTTCAGAAACTTTTGGTAAAACATACAATGGCGTTACAATCAATAATGCAGATGATTTAGCATTATACATCTTAGAATACGCGCAAGTAGCAATCGTTTCTGGTTCTGCTTTCGGGTCTAAAGAATGTATTCGTATTTCTTATGCAGCATCTGTTGAAGAATTACAAGAAGCAATGTCTCGTATTAAGAAAGCATTATCTTAA